One Huiozyma naganishii CBS 8797 chromosome 5, complete genome DNA segment encodes these proteins:
- the FLC2 gene encoding flavin adenine dinucleotide transporter FLC2 (similar to Saccharomyces cerevisiae FLC2 (YAL053W) and YOR365C; ancestral locus Anc_7.16): MKVFSFAYYLLCFLLLHSIPKGYTQGDNANTDTTAVAAVAATATTDSTATDSSQTSSSTSAASSTSAALKKDSSHLKTTSLLTCMDNSQFSAQFFDVRYYRHNSSVVFKIDATTTINEKIIIKAEIIAYGLKIINMDFDPCSLNQVGICPLSPGRIDISSTYKIDSDQVKQIPSIAYTVPDLDAQVRVVVYSQNDTDFNTPLACVQAILSNDKTVQTKYASWPIAAVSGVGVLTSGFVSVIGYSATATHIASNSISLFIYFQNLAITAMMGVSRVPPMAAAWTQNFQWSMGIIRAEFMQKIFNWYVQSTRGTSTVVVANKNVLSVSVQRKRDLVRDLFKRAITVASSSDYNFDAITDDANLYTTDERDSNAYSSRILVLRGIKRVAFRAGIELSNFFLTGIVFFLFFLFVVIAGLIFFKSLLELLTKARLMPETSNFFQYRKNWGSIIKGTLFRLAIIAFPQISLLTIWEFTQNDSPAVVADAAIIFIIITGLLTYGTVRVLMKGNESMRLYKNPAYLLYGDTYFLNRYGFLYVQFKADTFWWLLPLLIYSFLRSLFVAVLQEQGKAQAMIIFVIELFYFIAVCWIRPYLDKRTNIFNIAIHCVNLINALFFLFFSNLFKQPAVVSSVMAVVLFVLNAVFALFLLLFTIITCTLALAHRNPDVRYQPIKDDRVSFIPKVNNTDGSMTNLNNNKSEAELFELRQAVLDTNETDKEKGLREDAFGNRRIYDDEASSYSMERSFNGNKSSTGLLDGDDSAKVVQPFSVVNNNAAGSSVNASPSVGNSNLHPNYFTSQSRSPARNNNSNNGNLKKPETSFYNGNHSYSRDFL; this comes from the coding sequence ATGAAAGTGTTCAGTTTTGCGTACTATTTGCTGTGCTTTCTGCTGTTGCACTCGATACCGAAGGGCTATACACAGGGCGATAATGCAAACACCGACACAACGGCAGTGGCGGCAGTGGCGGCAACCGCCACCACAGACAGTACAGCGACGGATAGTTCCCAGACGTCGAGCTCCACCTCCGCTGCGTCGTCTACCTCTGCTGCGTTAAAGAAGGACTCGTCACATTTGAAGACCACTTCTTTGCTCACGTGTATGGATAACTCACAGTTCTCAGCACAGTTTTTTGACGTCAGGTATTACAGACACAACAGCTCCGTTGTGTTCAAGATTGACGCTACAACCACTATAAACGAGAAGATTATCATCAAGGCAGAGATTATCGCCTATGGGCTCAAGATTATTAACATGGATTTTGACCCGTGTAGTCTGAACCAAGTAGGGATTTGTCCATTGTCCCCCGGTAGAATTGATATTAGCTCAACGTACAAGATAGACTCGGACCAAGTGAAACAGATCCCATCTATAGCGTACACGGTGCCCGACTTGGACGCGCAAGTACGTGTTGTCGTGTACTCGCAAAACGACACGGATTTCAACACACCGTTGGCTTGTGTACAGGCGATCCTCAGTAACGATAAGACCGTGCAGACTAAATACGCCTCTTGGCCCATTGCTGCCGTGTCAGGTGTCGGGGTGCTCACTTCTGGGTTTGTCTCAGTGATAGGGTACAGCGCGACGGCAACGCATATCGCTTCCAATTCTATCTCTTTGTTCATTTACTTCCAAAACCTCGCGATCACAGCAATGATGGGTGTATCAAGGGTACCACCGATGGCAGCCGCATGGACTCAGAATTTCCAGTGGTCCATGGGGATCATCCGCGCCGAGTTCATGcagaaaatattcaattGGTACGTCCAATCCACAAGGGGAACGTCCACTGTGGTCGTCGCAAACAAAAACGTACTGTCCGTCAGCGTCCAGAGGAAGAGAGACTTGGTTAGAgacttgttcaaaaggGCTATCACTGTAGCCTCCTCTAGCGATTACAATTTCGACGCCATCACAGACGACGCTAACTTGTACACAACAGACGAGAGAGACTCAAACGCATACTCTTCTAGGATCCTTGTGCTACGTGGTATCAAGCGTGTTGCGTTCAGAGCGGGGATCGAATTGTCAAACTTCTTCCTCACAGGGATCGtgttcttcctcttctttctcttcgTGGTCATTGCAGgtttgatcttcttcaaatcatTGCTGGAGCTCCTTACAAAGGCAAGATTGATGCCAGAGACgtccaatttcttccagtaCAGGAAAAACTGGGGGTCTATCATTAAGGGTACGCTATTCAGATTGGCGATCATTGCGTTCCCACAGATATCTCTATTGACCATCTGGGAATTCACCCAGAACGATTCACCCGCCGTCGTCGCCGATGCAGCAATAATCTTCATTATTATCACAGGGCTGTTGACATACGGTACTGTAAGAGTACTTATGAAGGGTAACGAGTCCATGCGTCTGTACAAGAATCCAGCGTATCTACTGTACGGTGACAcatatttcttgaacaggtACGGGTTTCTATACGTGCAGTTCAAAGCAGACACATTTTGGTGGTTGTTGCCCCTGCTAATATATTCATTCCTGAGGTCACTATTTGTGGCAGTCCTGCAAGAGCAAGGTAAGGCACAAGCGATGATTATTTTCGTCATCGAACTGTTCTACTTCATTGCCGTGTGCTGGATCCGGCCATACCTGGacaaaagaacaaatatcttcaacatcgCGATCCACTGTGTCAATCTAATCAACGCTTTATTCTTCCTATTCTTCAGCAATCTGTTCAAACAACCAGCAGTGGTATCCTCAGTGATGGCCGTTGTCCTGTTCGTATTGAACGCCGTGTTCGCACTGTTTTTGTTGCTCTTCACGATTATAACGTGCACACTGGCTTTGGCACACAGAAACCCAGACGTCAGATATCAACCAATAAAGGACGACCGTGTCTCCTTTATTCCAAAGGTTAACAACACGGACGGCAGCATGACcaacttgaacaacaatAAATCCGAGGCAGAGCTATTCGAGTTGAGACAAGCGGTCTTGGACACTAACGAAACCGATAAAGAGAAGGGGCTGAGAGAGGATGCATTTGGCAACAGGAGGATATATGATGACGAGGCAAGTTCCTACAGTATGGAAAGGTCCTTTAACGGGAATAAGAGTTCAACGGGTCTGCTTGATGGAGATGATTCTGCCAAAGTTGTGCAACCATTTTCTGTAGTGAACAACAACGCGGCAGGTAGCTCGGTTAACGCTTCGCCGTCAGTGGGGAATTCCAACTTACACCCTAACTACTTCACATCGCAGTCGCGTTCTCCAGCAAGAAACAATAACAGTAACAACGGCAACCTGAAGAAACCCGAGACAAGTTTCTACAATGGGAACCACTCATATTCCAGAGACTTTTTATGA
- the ACS1 gene encoding acetate--CoA ligase 1 (similar to Saccharomyces cerevisiae ACS1 (YAL054C); ancestral locus Anc_7.15), which translates to MSPSAVVEQNNHETDSIAQLKLNSAGSADAAAAPASQHRNEYEHLTSVKVVKQKPVQDRLKEDIRDHYSPHLNGLEEYNVQYKQSIENPAQFFGDKAHSFLNWFRDFDQVFVPDAQTGQPSFENNAWFLNGQLNACYNCVDRHALKHPDKPAIVYEADEPGQSLTFSYKELLQEVCKVAQVLKYSMGVNKGDTVAVYMPMIPQALITLLAIVRIGAIHSVIFAGFSSNSLRDRINDADSKVVVTANESLRGGKIIETKKIVDDALKEAPGVRHVLVYKRTSNDRVNFQAPRDLDWEQECKKYKTYYPCEPVDSEHPLFLLYTSGSTGTPKGVQHSTAGYLLNALLTMRYTFDTHQEDVFFTAGDIGWITGHTYVVYGPLLYGCTTVVFEGTPAYPNYSRYWDIIDTHKVTQFYVAPTALRLLKRAGDEFIEGYSLKTLRSLGSVGEPIAAEVWEWYSEKIGKNDIPIVDTYWQTESGAHLVTPLAGGVTPMKPGSASFPFFGIETVILDPTTGQEVTTDHAEGVLAIKRAWPSFARTIWKNHDRYMDTYLNPYPGYYFTGDGAARDKDGYIWILGRVDDVVNVSGHRLSTAEIEAALIEDSIVAETAVVGFNDDLTGQAVAAFVVLKNKSAWSNASEDELQDIKKHLILTVRKDIGPFAAPKLIVLVDDLPKTRSGKIMRRILRKILAGEADQLGDVTTLSNPGVVKHLIDSVKL; encoded by the coding sequence ATGTCTCCCTCGGCTGTTGTGGAACAGAACAACCACGAAACAGACAGCATTGCTCaattgaagttgaacagtgCTGGAAGTGCcgatgctgctgctgccccAGCATCTCAGCACCGTAACGAGTACGAACATTTGACCTCCGTTAAGGTCGTTAAACAGAAACCAGTGCAAGATCGGTTGAAGGAGGACATCAGGGACCATTACTCTCCTCACTTGAACGGGCTCGAGGAGTACAATGTTCAATACAAACAGTCGATTGAAAACCCTGCACAGTTCTTCGGGGACAAAGCTCACTCTTTCTTGAACTGGTTTAGAGATTTCGATCAAGTGTTCGTCCCAGATGCACAAACGGGGCAACCATCATTCGAAAATAACGCATGGTTCTTGAATGGGCAATTGAACGCATGTTACAACTGTGTCGATAGACACGCGTTAAAGCATCCAGACAAACCGGCTATCGTCTACGAAGCGGATGAACCAGGTCAATCGTTGACTTTCAGTTACAAAGAATtgcttcaagaagtttgtAAAGTCGCTCAAGTTTTGAAATACTCTATGGGGGTCAACAAGGGTGACACAGTGGCAGTGTACATGCCCATGATCCCACAGGCTTTGATCACTCTATTGGCCATCGTCCGTATCGGTGCCATCCATTCCGTAATCTTTGCCGGGTTTTCCTCAAATTCATTAAGAGACAGAATCAACGACGCAGACTCAAAAGTTGTTGTCACGGCAAACGAGTCCCTACGCGGTGGGAAGATCATTGAAACGAAGAAGATTGTCGATGACGCTTTAAAGGAGGCTCCAGGTGTCAGACACGTCCTTGTTTACAAACGGACATCTAATGACCGTGTCAACTTCCAAGCGCCCAGAGACCTTGATTGGGAACAGGAATGTAAAAAATACAAGACGTACTACCCATGTGAACCAGTGGACTCAGAACACCCTCTGTTCTTACTGTACACCTCAGGATCCACGGGGACACCAAAGGGTGTCCAACACTCGACGGCAGGGTACTTATTGAACGCTCTTTTGACCATGAGATACACTTTTGACACTCACCAGGAGGATGTATTCTTTACAGCAGGTGACATTGGTTGGATTACAGGTCACACATACGTTGTGTATGGACCCCTGTTGTACGGATGTACTACTGTTGTCTTTGAGGGAACACCAGCGTACCCAAATTACTCTCGTTATTGGGATATCATTGACACTCATAAAGTAACCCAATTTTACGTTGCACCAACAGCTTTGCGTCTGTTGAAGAGAGCTGGGGACGAGTTCATTGAGGGATATTCATTAAAGACCTTAAGATCTTTGGGATCTGTCGGCGAACCCATCGCTGCTGAAGTCTGGGAATGGTATTCTGAAAAGATTGGGAAGAACGATATCCCCATCGTCGATACGTACTGGCAAACAGAGTCTGGTGCACATTTAGTCACACCATTGGCAGGTGGGGTCACCCCAATGAAACCTGGTTCCGCATCGTTCCCATTCTTCGGTATTGAAACGGTCATTTTGGACCCCACAACGGGTCAAGAGGTCACTACAGACCACGCAGAAGGTGTACTCGCGATTAAAAGAGCGTGGCCGTCCTTTGCAAGaaccatttggaaaaaccATGACAGATATATGGACACGTACTTGAACCCTTACCCAGGGTACTACTTCACCGGTGACGGTGCCGCGAGAGATAAAGATGGGTACATCTGGATCTTGGGTCGTGTTGACGACGTCGTCAATGTGTCGGGGCACAGATTATCCACGGCTGAAATCGAAGCCGCTTTGATTGAGGACTCCATTGTGGCAGAGACTGCGGTTGTAGGATTCAATGATGACCTCACGGGCCAGGCAGTCGCTGCATTCGTcgtcttgaagaacaaatcCGCTTGGTCCAACGCTTCCGAGGACGAACTTCAAGATATTAAGAAACACTTGATCCTAACAGTGAGGAAAGACATCGGACCCTTTGCTGCTCCCAAACTGATCGTCTTGGTTGACGATTTGCCAAAGACAAGGTCAGGGAAAATCATGAGACGGATCCTAAGGAAAATCCTTGCTGGCGAGGCTGACCAACTAGGTGACGTGACGACCTTGTCGAACCCAGGTGTTGTCAAACATTTAATCGACTCTGTGAAACTGTAA
- the GPB2 gene encoding Gpb2p (similar to Saccharomyces cerevisiae GPB2 (YAL056W) and GPB1 (YOR371C); ancestral locus Anc_7.9): MFNSGKQSDMRPLNEYNVSETAAVLDPTDPLSSKVEYNDQRSCMQSMTKVFRPLPYFSNYYAIMDVFGNGRKPRGPLDFSNLDSSRSSVSSGAHQATVTPLEQSYFNSKIVLHSKQEIESLLKRFYMTTRCVSVTSGRNSSVVSSQDSQKQYVGDRKANLVDDFLSNPSLPWITYENPFEPAADRVAFDRLPFISDDMIDKEASASYFKYMAQLQNASHDVEVLKRHNLWIPAVNPIFNEILMKDTDSDGGLQDKKTKSPYFINGEGYIPKMYDTFAGTTFIPSVFSECKVPSFVYHCSVPLDDNIYIIGGSIPSYRYDEEAPNLNEFEMDGIEYLPPPLLNDVINNPSMLGNPYLYVISSTTNHVSRPKIFGHIPPILHCATGSKLSDRYILYFGGFEVRTEAMLNQATGKYHLKKKAFVNNVGYILDVMTYKFSKMELLLEPNASNGSLEKLTNFPPRFGHAQMSLDESAPGQACKISPTCQQDDTSLKHGGVNRILIFGGYKQVGDDEYEAMNDLWQVDIPIKSRGKRGFIKFSKTATAKLISQETVKGLWPPQRAFMGALVYDDVPYANYNDIESEMLSNLAKNFEVSSSLSRGGQSSDFKPADDKYGCVANSTPSKTCKRSFIIHGGSNNAKVYGDLWWFDLQKLKWEKIELFGKYKQANGDVGLKSIELRLVGHTILASGTLLTFVGGLNQDDVNILFNNEEVDSPVYGILDYESMESIELEQLTIRAVDLSTQCIFFRELIDDDSKDDKVARVKVRSRMDAFPSMYFGSTFLVCQDTVLLIGGLYVRRSNVRQPYLRGTMLHTITQTIRFAL, translated from the coding sequence ATGTTCAATTCCGGTAAGCAGTCGGATATGAGACCTCTGAATGAATATAATGTGTCGGAGACAGCCGCTGTGCTGGACCCAACGGACCCGCTGTCGAGCAAAGTCGAGTACAACGATCAGCGGAGCTGCATGCAGTCGATGACGAAAGTGTTCCGCCCACTGCCGTATTTCTCGAACTACTATGCGATCATGGACGTCTTTGGGAACGGGAGGAAACCGCGTGGGCCGCTGGATTTCAGCAACTTGGATAGCTCCAGGAGCAGTGTCTCCAGTGGTGCGCACCAGGCGACAGTAACGCCGCTTGAGCAAAGCTATTTCAATTCAAAGATCGTTTTGCACTCGAAACAGGAGATAGAGTCCCTTTTGAAACGGTTCTACATGACCACCAGGTGTGTATCCGTGACCAGCGGTAGAAACAGCAGTGTCGTCAGTTCGCAAGATTCGCAGAAACAGTATGTCGGCGATCGGAAGGCGAACCTCGTGGACGATTTTTTGAGTAACCCTTCGCTTCCCTGGATCACGTATGAGAATCCGTTCGAACCCGCGGCGGACCGGGTCGCGTTCGACCGTCTACCCTTCATCTCAGACGACATGATAGATAAAGAGGCCTCCGCCTCGTACTTCAAGTACATGGCACAGCTTCAAAATGCCTCCCATGACGTGGAGGTGCTCAAGAGACACAACCTGTGGATACCAGCAGTCAACCCGATTTTCAACGAGATTTTAATGAAGGACACGGACAGTGATGGGGGACTTCAGGATAAAAAAACCAAATCTCCGTACTTCATTAACGGTGAAGGTTACATCCCGAAGATGTACGACACTTTTGCGGGGACCACTTTTATTCCCTCCGTATTCTCAGAGTGTAAAGTGCCCTCCTTCGTATACCACTGTTCCGTGCCTCTGGACGATAACATCTACATCATCGGCGGGTCCATCCCATCGTACCGGTACGATGAAGAGGCACCAAACCTCAACGAGTTTGAGATGGATGGTATTGAATACCTACCGCCCCCACTGCTAAATGACGTTATAAATAACCCAAGTATGCTGGGGAACCCGTACTTATACGTCATTTCCTCGACTACAAATCACGTATCGAGACCAAAGATCTTTGGACATATCCCACCAATACTGCATTGCGCTACGGGATCCAAACTATCCGATAGGTACATCTTGTATTTCGGAGGGTTTGAAGTGAGAACAGAAGCGATGTTGAACCAGGCTACGGGGAAATAtcatttgaagaaaaaggctTTTGTCAATAATGTCGGGTATATCTTGGACGTCATGACGTACAAGTTCTCCAAGATGGAGTTGCTATTGGAACCTAACGCATCAAATGGTAGCTTGGAAAAACTAACGAATTTCCCTCCAAGGTTTGGGCACGCACAGATGTCTCTCGACGAGTCAGCACCAGGGCAAGCTTGTAAAATCTCACCCACATGTCAACAGGACGACACATCGTTGAAGCATGGTGGCGTGAATAGGATCCTAATATTTGGTGGGTACAAACAGGTTGGCGATGACGAGTACGAAGCCATGAATGATCTGTGGCAAGTTGACATACCGATAAAATCAAGGGGGAAGCGCGGGTTCATAAAATTCTCCAAGACCGCTACGGCAAAACTTATCTCTCAAGAGACCGTGAAGGGTCTATGGCCACCGCAACGTGCGTTTATGGGGGCACTAGTGTACGATGATGTCCCATATGCAAACTACAACGATATCGAATCTGAGATGCTCTCGAATTTAGCGAAAAACTTTGAAGTGAGCTCCAGTCTTTCGAGGGGTGGTCAATCTTCGGATTTTAAGCCAGCAGATGATAAATATGGATGTGTGGCCAACTCGACACCTTCTAAAACTTGTAAGCGATCCTTCATCATACATGGGGGCTCCAATAATGCAAAGGTATACGGGGATCTGTGGTGGTTCGACCTACAAAAGCTAAAATGGGAGAAGATAGAATTATTTGGGAAGTACAAACAGGCCAACGGGGATGTTGGACTGAAATCTATTGAACTGCGGCTCGTCGGTCATACTATACTAGCTTCAGGCACGTTACTCACTTTTGTCGGTGGTTTGAATCAGGACGATGTGaacattttgttcaataatGAGGAGGTGGATTCTCCAGTGTACGGAATACTGGACTACGAGAGCATGGAAAGCATAGAATTGGAACAATTGACTATTCGGGCGGTGGACCTGAGCACGCAGTGTATTTTCTTCAGAGAACTTATTGATGACGATTCCAAAGACGACAAAGTTGCCAGGGTGAAAGTGAGATCCAGGATGGATGCTTTCCCCTCGATGTACTTTGGCAGCACGTTTCTTGTCTGTCAGGACACGGTGTTGCTAATTGGTGGGCTGTACGTTAGACGGTCAAACGTGAGGCAGCCTTACCTCAGAGGAACCATGTTGCATACAATCACCCAAACTATTAGATTTGCATTATAA